Within Micromonospora narathiwatensis, the genomic segment GTCTGGGCGTGATTTCGCGCATCGAGTGTAGGCGAGCCGGCCTGCCGCATCGGCAGCGCCCGGGTACCGCGCGGAAAAAACGGCGGTTCCCGGGACGAGCCGGCCGCGAACGACAGTCGGGGTGGCGGGATTTGAACCCACGGCCCCTCGCTCCCAAAGCGAGTGCGCTACCAAGCTGCGCCACACCCCGTGGCGACGAGAAGTGTATGCCGTCGGCACCTCCCTGGCGGTCACCGGGGCGGACGCGGGCGGCCGTGATGCGGCATTTTCCGGGAAAGGGTGACCTCCTGGCGCTGGGGGACCACTCTTTCCCGGAAGTTGTGCGGATCTTGTGGGCGCGCTGACCGAAGACGGCACGCGGTACGGGGCTGCGCGTCCGGTTCCGGTATTCGGTAGGCTGTCGAGCGCGCCCTGCGGCAGTGGGGTGCATGCGGGCGTAGCTCAATGGCAGAGCTTCAGTCTTCCAAACTGACGGTGCGGGTTCGATTCCCGTCGCCCGCTCCATGTATGAAGGCCCAGGTGGACCGCATGATCGCGGCACCTGGGCCTTCTGCCTCTCCCCCATGTCCGATCTTGTGTGCCATCGGCGCCATTCATCGGCGAGGTCGGCCCTCACCGGCGATGCGCGGTCCATCGCGGAAGCGATCTCGCGGTCCCGCTCGCTGGTGGCGTGCTGGTAGATCAGGGCGGCGCGCATGGTGGCGTGTCCCATGCGGCGCATGAGCTCTCGCGTGCTGGCCCCGGAGGCGGCGGCGAGGGCGCGGCGACGATGATGCGCGCGGCGAAGCGGGCCGGCATGGCGTAGACCGGTCGGCGGCTCCGGGGTGTGATAGCGGTCACAGCCCGCAGACGTTGAAGGGCCACCCGCTGTTGCCAGGGATGGCCCCCGCACTCACTTCAACGGTTACTAGTCCTCGTCTTCATCGCATAGACCTCGTGCGGGCCGGCGTACCTCGTGAAGTCTGGAACCGAGTCGGTGGTCAATCAGCAAACTTCTATGCTGGTTGATGCGGCTCCCCAGGCGATCCGGTCAGCTCGTCTGGCCCGGCGCGTCGACGATTTTGCCGGTGATTCGGATCAGCTCGACCTCGACGTCGCCCTTCGTCAGGCTGATCCCCTCGGGCAGCGTCTGGTCCTTGACCACGAGGGTCCGGCCTCCGAGGTACTCGTGGGTGGTCGGGTCGAACAGGATGTCCTCGCGCCGCCACCCGTCCTGCACCATGCCGACCGCAATCGCGGGGCGGCCGTTGAAGTCAACCGGCTCGGTGGACTGGGTGACCCCGGGAATCAGAGCCAGCGCCCGCAGTGCGGTTGCCTTCACTCTGGGCGAGAGCACGTTGTCCCGTAGCATCGACTCAAGCGCGCCGTACGATTCGACATCTCTTTGGGCCTTGTCGCCCCGGCTGGACGGTACGTGGGCTCGCAGCCAGTCGAGTAGCGCCTGCGGATCGGTGGGCAGCGCAGCGACGGCCGCGTAGTCCTGGGGCGGCATGGACTGCCGAGCCTCCGGAGCCTCCTCGGTGATCTCGAGCTTGCCGTCAGACATCCAGGCTTGCTGCCGGCCATCGGCGCGCACCCAGCTCTGACTCGTCTCACTCCTCGCCTGACCCTTGTGCTCGGCAATC encodes:
- a CDS encoding CU044_5270 family protein; the encoded protein is MTNDDIIALRESWSEVEPPSLEAQNRARAALLDRIAEREATVPNRSEQVTPRGWRLPGWAWRSGFATLGAAALVAGVVAVGGLNQSIPPTRTQPTQQPRNVQGGSIAPIFELAAMHAENESFTPPRAGQWTYVELKIVRPGKIAEHKGQARSETSQSWVRADGRQQAWMSDGKLEITEEAPEARQSMPPQDYAAVAALPTDPQALLDWLRAHVPSSRGDKAQRDVESYGALESMLRDNVLSPRVKATALRALALIPGVTQSTEPVDFNGRPAIAVGMVQDGWRREDILFDPTTHEYLGGRTLVVKDQTLPEGISLTKGDVEVELIRITGKIVDAPGQTS